Proteins from a genomic interval of Chryseobacterium indologenes:
- a CDS encoding 3'-phosphoesterase: protein MALKDYQQKRKFDETSEPKGKTKKSKNKLIFVIQRHAATRLHYDFRLEMEGVLKSWAVPKGPSLDPNDKRLAMMVEDHPYDYKDFEGNIPEGNYGAGQVEVWDSGTYEPLDENSKLSDEKELLKELHAGSLKFVLHGKKLKGEFALVKMKNSENNAWLLIKHKDEFAESPYDAEENTSPKSLVTKFLEEKKSLKTSKKKKL, encoded by the coding sequence ATGGCTCTGAAAGATTATCAACAGAAACGGAAGTTCGATGAAACTTCTGAACCTAAAGGAAAAACAAAGAAGAGCAAAAATAAACTGATTTTTGTGATTCAAAGGCATGCTGCTACCCGACTTCATTATGATTTCAGACTGGAAATGGAAGGAGTACTGAAAAGCTGGGCGGTTCCCAAAGGCCCATCATTAGATCCAAACGATAAACGTCTTGCCATGATGGTAGAAGATCATCCTTATGATTATAAAGATTTTGAAGGAAATATTCCCGAAGGAAACTATGGTGCCGGCCAGGTAGAAGTATGGGATAGCGGAACTTACGAACCTTTAGATGAAAATTCTAAACTCTCTGATGAAAAAGAGCTGTTGAAAGAATTGCATGCGGGATCTTTAAAGTTTGTTCTCCATGGCAAAAAGCTCAAAGGTGAATTTGCTCTGGTTAAAATGAAAAACAGTGAAAATAATGCCTGGCTGCTTATCAAACATAAGGATGAGTTTGCAGAAAGTCCGTATGATGCAGAAGAAAACACTTCACCAAAATCATTGGTCACAAAATTTCTGGAGGAAAAAAAAAGCCTAAAAACAAGCAAAAAAAAGAAGTTGTAG
- a CDS encoding Ku protein gives MKAIWNGAIGFGLVNIPVKIYSATETTKLDLDMLDKSDFSNIRFKRVNENTGKEVKWENIVKGFLMDDKYIVLDEEDYAAASPEKTKILSIDQFVKESEVDSVYFETPYYLEPQKNGENAYRLLLKALEETQMVGIGTFVLRETETIGMIRPYKDNILVLNRLRFDQEIRDYTDLKLPAQKAPKPAELKMAVSLIKQLSQEFDPALYKDTYSDELMKIIKQKAKGKNVKAKKAEPAKEGKVIDLMAQLKASLSSSKSKSAS, from the coding sequence ATGAAAGCAATATGGAATGGCGCCATTGGCTTCGGTTTAGTAAACATTCCCGTGAAGATTTACTCTGCTACTGAAACCACAAAACTGGACCTAGACATGCTTGATAAATCCGATTTTTCCAATATCCGGTTCAAGCGTGTAAACGAGAATACGGGAAAAGAAGTAAAATGGGAAAATATTGTCAAAGGTTTTCTTATGGATGATAAATATATTGTCCTTGATGAAGAGGATTATGCAGCTGCAAGCCCTGAAAAAACAAAAATACTTTCTATCGATCAGTTTGTAAAAGAATCGGAAGTAGACAGCGTTTATTTTGAAACACCTTATTATCTGGAACCTCAGAAAAATGGGGAAAACGCTTACAGGCTCCTGTTAAAAGCTCTTGAAGAAACCCAAATGGTAGGAATCGGAACTTTTGTACTCCGGGAAACGGAAACCATCGGTATGATTCGACCATATAAAGATAATATCCTGGTTCTGAATCGTCTCAGATTTGATCAGGAAATCAGAGATTACACAGATTTAAAGCTACCCGCACAGAAAGCACCTAAACCGGCAGAGCTCAAAATGGCAGTCAGTCTTATCAAACAACTTTCTCAGGAATTTGATCCTGCCCTATATAAAGATACTTATTCTGATGAACTGATGAAAATCATTAAACAGAAAGCGAAAGGTAAAAATGTAAAAGCTAAAAAAGCAGAGCCTGCAAAAGAGGGTAAAGTAATTGACCTGATGGCGCAACTGAAGGCCAGCTTAAGCAGTTCCAAATCTAAATCCGCATCATAA